The sequence below is a genomic window from Gopherus evgoodei ecotype Sinaloan lineage chromosome 9, rGopEvg1_v1.p, whole genome shotgun sequence.
TGTGCCTTAGCCTGCCTGCAAAGAAAATAGCCTACGTGGGAACCTAAGGCAGAGGGCAACCAATCTTACACCAGGCTCCATGACCCAAATGTTGAAAAGCACTTGCACTCATTGTGTGCCTGATCTGTCAAACCGCATATCATAGACTatcagaattggaagggacctcaggagatcatctagtccaaccccctgctcaaagcaggacaaatccccagtgtgttttgtttttgttgatttttttgttaatCTCGGTtccctaaattgccccctcaagaattgaactcacaaccctgggtttagcaggccaatgctcaaattgctgagctatcccctccccaTATGACCTTGACCTGCCTTATCATCTCCACAGGATTTACGCCCATCTCTTCTTTCTGCATAGGGATGATGTTTGGATAAGTCTCCACAGAGACCCTCATtctgtacacaggcaccctggattTGCTCTACTTTGTAAAGCTTTGTTGCTCTACATAGCTTCTAATCTTTGCATAGAGATGGCCTTTTCTTGCTGTTGAAAGCATCCTTGGGGCTGCTAAGTCTGTTTCTAGGACTCTACCAGTATGGGAGAGGCATTTTCAGTTTATCATAATTTAAATTAGGTCAGATTGTGTGGGTGTGTTGTTTTTTATCATCTCCCCTGGAGAGCTGCATTCTAGGTAAAATGGGATTTGTTTCTCAAGACTTACAGTATTTGTTTATGGTacattttgtttggattttgtaGAACTTTGACAAGCTAAATGTGAGGACAACGCACTACACACcccttccctctggctgcaatCCCCTGAAGAGAGACATTGCTGAGTATGTTAGGTATGTTTGTTGGGGAAAACTGTAACTTGTGTCACAGTTTACACCCTCCGTGTTTGGTGACTCTCCCAGCTTAAGTAGGTCTGGAAATAGTTACTTTTTCTCCACTGTTGTTGGCTATACAAAATTCCTCTTTAAATTTGGTTACCAGTCTCGTACATTTCAATTTGTTCTAGTTACAGATTCTTTTGGGATATATTCAGAAATGGAAAGTAGAGTAATGTTATGGTGTCTGAAAGCTatatagcaggggttggcagcctttcagaagcggtgtgccgagtattcatttattcactctaatttaagatttcgtgtgccggtaatacattttaatattttttagaaggtctctctctctataagcctgtaatatataactaaacaattgttttatgtaaagtaaatgtttttaaaatgtttaagaagcttcattttaaaattaaattaaaatgcagagccccagactggtggccaggactcaggtagtgtgagtgccactgaaaatcagttcgtgtgccgcaggttgcctacccctgctatatagCTTGCCTTTCCCAGCATGGTTCACCTCCTGTTATTGTACAGTAGGTATTGTTAAAGAGACACAAGTAAATATACATCCACTGTGAAGACTAAAGTGGAGATGTTTTTTAGGCTGGGGGAGTTTTCTCTTGTATATATGATGCAGTCAGGTCAAGGTGGCAGCAAGgccaaaatcttcaaaaacagaaatTTAGAGTTAGGCTGTTTAATAAAAGTCCTGTTTTAAATGTAGAGCACCTAGCAGCTCCTTTGACCTCAGTGAGAGCTGTCGGTTGCTCAGCACTTCCGAAAATGTTCCACGTTACGAGGAGCTCCTTTGGATGTAGTTTTTTCTTGGCTGCAAAATGTCTCTCTTTAGAAGCCAGATGCCCTTGGTAAAATACAACGAGGATATCGAATGGCATTGGAGGTTCTAATCATCTGTGTGATGTGTTCCAGGACAGGCTTCATTAACCTCGACAAGCCATCCAATCCGTCTTCCCATGAGGTGGTTGCCTGGATCCGGCGCATCCTACGGGTTGAGAAGACGGGGCACAGTGGGACTCTTGACCCCAAAGTGACGGGGTGTCTGATTGTGTGCATTGAACGAGCAACACGGCTGGTCAAGTCTCAGCAGAGTGCAGGCATGTCATTTACTGCATTGGGGTAGTTTACTCTCTAGTTCTTTTAAGCGGTCAGATGAAAGACAGACTGACTGCATTTTAATGATGAGCAGAGGATTCCAGTTCCAGGCCTCTAAAACCAGTCTATTTCTAACTAAGGTTTGCTGTCCGTTATGGCAGAATACAAAGTTGGGATGAACTGAAGGCCCGGTATTCTGACTTGGACTAGTGCCTATAAGCAAATTACTGTTTTCCTGAGCTTTGTGCTGtcaccattttttattttagcCGATCAGGTCTCAGAACAGCAAATTTTAATTTACACACAAGAAGTCACCATTACTTTTATTCAGACTTGTGCTGTGCTGCCCTGCACAATGAGTCTTGCTCCATAAATAAACCTGCAGCTTGGGTTTTTGTTGATAGATTCAAGGGGTTAGAGCTGTTTGTGCTTGAGCCTCTTCTAGAAGTCGGTGGCTGTTAAGACTGGCCTCTACAGATGTTTGAACTGTAATAACACCAACATGGCGGTGAACAATAAAATCCAAGTGGCCACTCCTGACTACTCTTCTGTCATTCTTTCAGGCAAAGAGTATGTGGGAATCGTTCGGCTGCACAATGCTATTGAAAGTGAGATTCAGCTTTCCAGGGTAAGTCTCTGAATGCCTGAGCCCACGTTGGCTTCCTGCTGTATTGTCTCATCAGTGTACCTTGGAGATGTGGATAGGAACATTCCTTAAAGAGCCATTGAGAGCATTTTGTTGCAGTAGAGGTAATAGAGTAAACAGCCCTAATAAAATCAAAATTGTGCAGCTTGACATCATGTTACTTAATCAGCTACTTAATTTACATTGGTTCACTGTATATTTGCTGTCTGTGTTTTAGTAGGATTGTCCATAACAATTGCAATTCTCCCTTGTGTATGGACCTCAGTCCttgagatgttgaaatgcccttGCTGTTTCACAAATGCCATGATTgcgcatttaaaaaaaaaaatgttacaccACACGCCTGCTAGGAGGAGACTTATGTGAAGTGGTGATGAATCCATTCTCAGAGTGCTGCTGCAATGCCCTCCCTGCGGCATGCAGATTCCTGTACTAGGATCCCCGTGCTGTGCAGCCTCCAAATACCCTCCAGCCTTTCATTGTTTTGCTGGGAGCCGCTAGTGCGTCTGGCCAACtctgtgcaggagaggggcagagccAGCAGGGTGGGAGCTCCTCTTCATGGAGGCTCTGTCTCAACTAAGATGAGTGCTGTCTGATCACATGCTGCTGCCTGGTAAAGTAGCCCATTGGTAGCTGGGGGAGTAATTCCTGTCTCGGGGGGGTGCTTAAGTGTTTCAGATGGGCTTGCTTTAATGGAGTACAATCAGATACAACATGTGATATACaacaggaaaattatttttattcctaAATAGCAGCATGCTTTTGTGTCTAGATGTGCCGATGGGATTGTGTGGGTTGCGAAAGGGTGAAGGCTGACAGTTCGTCTGCTTCTCCCCTAGGCAATAGAAACTCTGACCGGCGCCCTGTTTCAGCGACCTCCCCTCATTGCAGCTGTCAAGAGGCAACTGAGGGTCCGAACCATCTACGAGAGCAAACTGGTAGAATATGACCCTGAGAGGAGATTAGGTAAAACAACACCTAGGTTCTCTGGTAGCACTTCAAAGCATGAAAGTGCTGTTGTGGACTCTCCCTGAGAGGCTCTTCCGAACACACCACTAGAGTTGACTTGCTGTTCCTCTCCCAGGTGCAGTGATGAGCAGACACTGGAGGgtcccattttaaaatgcaggCTTTAACTTGTTAATTGAAACTGGTTTAAGAGAGGTGTGTTCCAGACTGAACACCAAAAGGGATGCACTACACTACACTACAGCCATCTGAGAGGAGGAAAAGTGGTGTCCTCTGATGTTCCTGGGGAAATGTGATGAATCCCTCATTATCGTGGTCTCTGGCTGACAGAATCCCACCAGTGTGCCAACTTCCATGTGAGATGAGCTTCTTCCAGGTCCAGAGAGATGCCCTTAGACTACCAGTCCCCACCCTCTGCAAGAGCTAAAATAGTCTTGAATATTTTTCCCATGATAAAAGTTGCTGAACTCTTGTTCCATGAAGAGCCAAATGATGCAAAGTAGATGACATTAGCACTCTGTGCAAAGATGACTTACATCTGTCACCCAGTACTGATGGCTCATTGGAGACACTGAACATGGAGCCAATCACAGGGCTCCCTTTAATCCTTACAGGCAAGTGTGTTAAATTATGGTACCTGTGGATAGCTCAAaactcttctcttccctccctgtaTTCCAGGTATCTTCTGGGTGAGTTGTGAAGCTGGCACTTACATCCGTACACTGTGTGTCCACCTGGGCCTGCTgctgggggttggaggccagATGCAAGAGCTCCGGCGAGTGCGCTCGGGGATCATGGGAGAGAAGGTAGGAGGGTACGGCTGGCTTTCTTCTGAAAGGCCCTTGTTGTAAGTTATCTTTACCCAGAGTGTTGAGTTCAGTTCAGGGCTGCTGTCCCTGTTCTGGTAATTAAACTTTGGGACAGTGAGTGGCTGGGAGTCATGTCAAGAAGATGGGAAgctttgctttctgccacttccgtCACTCAGCGCACAAAATGTCCACgtactgaaagagctcagctgcTTTCTTGTTGTGCTCTGGCTTTGGGCTGTTCAAGGTATCTAACCTAGGAACCATACTTGGATTAAAATGGGCACCTGTGTAATGTCCTTGGATACTGCTGTGCTGGGGGTGGTATAAAAACCTAGGTAGACTTTCCAGCATGGGCACAGATGGTCTTGGAGTTctgagaaacatttcatttgtggAACAAGTTCTCTGATCTCTTCATAGCAGGGAGCCTCTTGGTGCAGCCACTTTTCCTAAGAGTCAGTGATCTTAGTGCCTGTTGTACTGCATCTGGAGTACTGAGGTTTCTGATAGGGTGCATACTGCCACCGCAAACAGCGTTGTTGTGTGCACTGTTTGGGGCACTAGGTAGCTCAATCTTTCACATGCTGATGTTTCATGCGTGGGAAGCTTAAGTTCATTTGTGGGTCGGGTCATAAATGAGTTTTTTGTGGTAAATGTTGTATACAAACTTGGCAGTTTGGTCAGGAGGgtcccaggactggaacagcagaggTCAGAGCAGAGGGGTGCTAGCAGAGTTATGTGGGGGAGTTTGCATTGCACTTACCTGCCTTGTTCGTAGCTCTTGCTAATTTTATCTTCAACCCCTTTTAGGAACCCCAGAATTCATCACTGCTTTGGGTGTTTGTTTTTAGCCATATTTTCTTGGTCTGATTTGACTGGGTGGCTGGGCCAAGGGTTAACATAGTGGGCATCTCTCTCTGCAGGACCACATGGTGACGATGCATGATGTACTGGATGCCCAGTGGCAGTATGACAACAATAAGGATGAGAGTTACCTGAGGAGGGTTATCTTCCCCTTGGAGAAGCTGCTGACTTCACACAAACGGCTGGTTATGAAGGACAGTGCAGTGAGTTCCTGAATGGCTTTGGAAAATGTCATCAGGTGGTGGGACAGTGGGGTGACACTAATGCATTTCACCCTAACTTCACCTCTAGTTTGAACAACTAGTAACAAATAATTTTGGTGGTGGTGATCCAGATCCTCAAACAACCACCAGCCTCTCTTTCAAGGAGGCAATGTGCAGGTCTGAACAGAGGAGTaatggccaaatcctgaagttagGGGAGGGGTAGACTCTCAAGTCATAtatgaaaaaacattttatcaCTGGGGCAGCACCAACTGGTATTTAGAGTGGCTGAATAAATTTGCAGAGTCAGTGTTAGGCATTGGTTAAGATCATCAAACTTTACATTCTCAACTAGATTTTTCagccttcctcttcctcccttccaGGTTAATGCCATCTGCTACGGTGCCAAGATCATGCTTCCTGGTGTTCTGAGGTATGAAGATGGCATTGAGATTAATCAGGAGATTGTTGTCATCACCACTAAAGGGGAGGCCATTTGCATGGGTAAGAGGTCAATGTTCTTCCTCCAGCCACCAAGCTAGTTGATAGTAAAGTCAGAGCAATACAGCATCTTCAGAAGCTTGTAACAAACATGGGGGGCGGGATGGCACTCACCATGGCCGGAATCTTTCCTGGAGGGAAATAATTGGATGCTGTCACTGAGAGAACTGTGACTTGCTACCCTTAGAAGTGTGAGAACAACATTGCTTAGAGGTCAATGATGCCAGCTGAGAAATAATGGCTTAATTATAACTCTGGTATCTGTtacagtaacagattttttttattgctctataacagtgttttttctgttttgatcAATTTAAATTCTCACAGTTGTGCGAAATTATAGGAGGACAGACAATTATATTTAATGACAGACattaagattcaaaaagttagcCTTACAACTGTTAAAACACATTATCAACATTATATGTCAAAATGTACAAATATCCCTAAATCAAACTCAAAGTTCTTAGGTGAAGaaagaaatcaatggaaatattttatagTGAAATTGGCATTTATTGACACCTTAGCAGTAAaagtctaatccttccaagcctagataCACCcctctattaaaataaaaaacctgcAGAAGATAGCGAGGTTTTTGTTTGACTTCTCTTTACTCCATTCCCATGTCCTGGGCTTTTGGGCACACACTGTATGTGAAATGATGATGAAGTTTATCCATTCTCTGAGTGCTGCTGCACTGCCTTCCCTGCAGCACCTAGATTCCTGTTCTAgggtctctgtgctgtgcagccTCCAAACACCCTCCAGCCTTTCAGTGTTCTACTGTGGGCTACTGGAGggtctggctggctgcctgcaggAGCGGGACAGAGCCAGCAGGGCTGGAGCCTCTTTCCTTGGAGGCTCCACCTCAACCAAGACGAGTGATGCTCTCTGATCACATACTACTGCCTGGTAACTCCTCTTTCCTAATAAATCTAGTATAAAGAAATGATGCATCTTGGATGGCTGCTGAATGGGTGTGTACTGTTATTTTGTATTAATGCCTTTTTATTACCAGATACTTATAGCAAAGAATTGCCCGGGTAATAAGGATTAAGGTGCCATCCTGACTGGGTGCACATCTGGCAATGAgcagtgctctgtgtgtgtggtgctTATGCCCTGTATCCAATACAGTATACCACTTAGCAGTGTAACAGTTCACTTCTGGCTAGTCTGTGAACCTGCATCCAGTGCTCTAGTAGGGGCTGAGCCACATAGTggttgatgagcctgctacagtcTTGGCTACGAGAGCTgagtcttttagctcaggcagtaggtGCTTGTGTTTTTAGATCTAGAGTTCCCTGGTTTGTACTTTCCCCCGATGATAAAACCAGACGGGGATTGAGTTACAAGTGGAAGCCTGTCCAGGGTTTGAGTTGGATGGACTTTTTGGGTAATTGTGTAGGGGGCTGATGAAAATTGTCAATCTTGGGAATGCCATCTCTGCATCACCATAACGTTGAGTCATAGGAGATTAACTCTAGTAGCTGGTTAGTATTGCTCAATGttcattctttttattttccactAATGCAGCTATTGCTCTGATGACCACCGCAGTGATTTCTACTTGTGACCATGGTGTAGTGGCAAAGATCAAGAGGGTGATCATGGAAAGAGACACTTACCCCCGCAAATGGGGTCTTGGACCCAAGGTGAGACTAAGGATGGGAGGCTGTGTGGTGGTGGAAATGGCATTCAGCTATTGAGAAATTGGGTTCGAAGCAGCCTCTTACAAAGCTGCAGGTCCCAAATAAAGGCTTCCAGTTTGTCACCACCATTTCCAAGTTTTTGTAGTTTGTCTAAACCTGGAGCCAAGAAGATTAAAAAGGCTTGATcagctttgttcctgctgtgagACTGTTGGGCTctttgggctatgtctacacagctataaCCATGTCCAAGGACTGAGCTGTCCCTAACCTGGTTAAAAGTCTGGTTCCAGTTGGTGGTGTAGACTGGATCTTCACTAGGCTAAGCCAGGATCAGACTGATTTTAGTCTGTGGTGCGAATCCTTCCAGGAAGAGCCAAATGATGTAAAGTAGCTGACATTAGCACTGTGTGCAAAGATGACTTAAGTCTGTCACCCAATACTGATGGCTCATGGAGGAATTAGAAAGATGCTTCATGCCCCACTCTTGAGAGGCTGAAGTAGTGTCTGTAAGAATGCTCCAAATGCTCTAATGAAAGGTGCCACTGAAATTCAAAATAGCATTAGAAACGCAGTGAATCGTGGGCGTGTGGCAGAGTACTAAAGCCTGTTGAAAGGGACTCCAGAAACAGCAGAAATACTACTTCTGTGTTTCTTGCACAAGTCCGCTTCCCCGATGCACATGTGATTAGCATTCATGTATAGCTGGGTCTGTAACGGTAGAAGACTAACTCCAATTTGCTTGCAGTTCTTTCTCATGTAGTGACACTCTTATAAGCAAACTGGGATGGTAAAAATCTTTTCTGGAATACTACTACTTTAATTAACCAGTGTTGCAAATAGAAGAATGACATCAGCCAGGGAATAAACTCCTAAGCAACGACAATAATTTGCCATGAGCATCAGAGGCTCCTTGAGGGCatattttgtctctctctggcctggtaaAGGTTTCGTCGTGAACTTGGTTTTCTTCCACAGTGTCTCGTCACATGCTGTTTGACTTCTCCAAGTAGAAATGATAGCTGCTTTGAAGCTAGAATGTGACCTTTTCTCTCTTTATTGTCACACCAGGCGAGTCAAAAGATGATGATGATCAAGCAGGGCCTGTTGAGCAAGCATGGCAAACCCAATGAGAGCACGCCGGATTCCTGGAAGAAGGAGTATGTGGACTACAGGTAATGCACAGTGCTTCAGAGATGTGTTtgagagatggggcagaggggtCAATTGCATGCATTCAGTCTCTGCTGTGCTATCTCAGCAATATGCCCCAAGAAAGTGGCATCCTGACTTCTGCTGGAAAATGTCAGTTTGGGGTACAAAAGGTCACCGGAGTTGAATGTAGCATGTTAAAAATACTGTCAGGCAATATAATACCTTTTCAAAGAATGTTAATTGCAATCCAGTTATTTGCCCTCCCTAGGAAGCACTGCCCTGGAGGAACAGCAGGGGGTGCTATTCCAGACAAAGTGAGCAGACGGTTATCCCTTTCTAGCTTGATATCTATGGCTCTAGAGGGAGTCAGTCTGCCAAATTAAACAGGGAAGGCTCTGCCTTTGTCCAGCACAGTCAGGCACTGATGCGGGCTGCAGACTTTCTGTACACCACCAAGTGTTATATAACTGTGATCAGGAAAAGGAGCTGTAGTATGTAAACTGTGTAGTAGCAGGAGGCTGAAGGATGTAGTTTGGTTTGCAGCAAGCATCTAGGAGGGAGGATAATAAATCTGAACATACAGGATTGATCGGCAGTACTCACACATTCGACTCGGTGTTTTCCTCTGTTCAGTGTTGCTGTAAAGAAAGAGGCAGAAGCCCCAGCAGCCATTGCCGAGAGGGTACCAAAAGTAAGTATCAAGCTACTTTCATTTGACATCCATTTCAGACCTGCGTATTGTCAGATGAACATCTCTGCCTTGGCAGATTGATCCTGTGACTTAATGCTTTTTTATGTTGTTGCTTTGGGGAAGGCAGAGTTAACATGAACTCTCCTTTGATTTGTCCAGCAGAGTGGACTTTCACATGCAATCCATATTCTGTGTGCTTAGTGTTACATCGGCAGGCTTTGAATTAGTTGCGGCACAAGATCTGGGAACAAGAGCCCTGAAAGTGGCTCAAGTCCATGGCCCAGAATGTGAATGCAGAGCTGTGCTGATGGGATTCCAGAGGCCATGGGCACCAGCCCCTGTTCTGGTCTGTGCAGTTCAGCCCAGTTGAAAAAGCCCAACCAGCACGTGTGTGTTACCAAAGGAAGCAGGTTATCTCTGGGGACcaaccttgggcctgatttttggGCTCTGTCACTTTGTGTACAGATTACACAGCAGAGACTGGAAGAATGTGGAGCCCTAAGCTGTAGATGGAATGATGTTATGGGAAGATCATGAGGGAGGGGGGTGCCAGGGATTCTTGCAAAGCTTTCAGAAAACCATAGGTTCCAGCAGATCTATAGTCTCcctcattacaaaagcagtgaTGAACTTGACAGCATTACCAGGAATAAGGCTTGCTCTTACCACGCTCCTGAGGGTGCAGAGGGCTAGGCTAGGAAGGCAAATTGAGGAGGTGGCCTCAGGATTATGTGGAGTCTGTCATCTGTACTCCAGACAGGCCTCCTGTTACTGCTCAGCTGGGAGAGAGCTGATCTGATGCTGATTTTACTGTTAAACAGAGAAAGCGGGAGACAGAGAGTGAAAATGAGGAGGCAGCAGTGGCACCGTCCTCCCCGGCCACTCTGCAaccagaggagcagagcaggaaggaaaagaaaaagaagaaaaaagagaagaaggccAAAGAAGCTGCTGAGAGCGAAGGGGAGCTAATGGAAGTGGTAGGTAGCTGGATGGTGCCGCAGAGCAGCAGGCCTACGAGTGTGGCTGCACGGCATCACTTGTACACCCCTCCTTGTGATACTTACAAAACTCGAGACACCTGTTCAGTTTGTCCATGTATGTTGCTGCTTTCCTCCATCAGTatagagttacagcactgcaagcCTCAATATAGCTAAGCTCACTTGGCACCATTGTCTGTCCCTGGGGGCTGCCTGCCATGGCTAAGCAGATTAACCTGGAGGGCAGGGTGTGGAAGCAGCTGTTATGTTCAGACTGCCCTTGTTTAATGGGTTAGGAATAATTTGCCCCGGGGTAGCTTTCTCACAATTGTCTGGCAGAAATTATTACACTTTCCTTTGGCGCCTCTGGAACTGTGCAGTTGGAGATAGGGCACCATGCTAGATGCCCATGGATGTCGTGTGCCAATTGCTTTTCCAGTGTACTGGGTGCATTGCATGCCAGGCAGATTTTGTGTTAGGAGccttggatgggggagggggcagcgtggTATGTCACTCTTCCCTCATGGATGAGAGCTGCTGGGAGGTAGTTAAGATGAATCCTTCTGTAAATAGTTCATTAGTCCTTGCTGAAAGGTGTATCACACATCACtggtttgaggtcttcaaaccagttttgaggatttcaataactcaggcataggttaggggttgttataaaagtggatgggtagggttcggtggcctgccttgtgcaggaggtcagactagatgatcatactggtcccttctgacctatgagtctatgagcagtgATTCCTTCCCAACCACCCTTCCTGAGCTCCGTcttctctgcaggccagtgacaCCAGCaccaagaagaaaaagaagaagaagaagaaacaaaagCAAGCTGAAGAGAGCTCGGAGTAAGTGGCTAGATCCCTCCCAGCCAGATGAGGCCGCCTGCTTTGGATGGAAGTTGGAGAGTCCTTAACAAAAGCTATTCCCCAGCAATGCAGAAATACTGACTGCAGTGGGGTGACGAGGCTCCCGATCCATTGCTTTATACAAACGAAAGCATGTCTGCAGTGTGGCTCAGCAAGCTCACCATAAGCCTCTCCTCATCCTGTTTTAAGGGTGGCTGGAGGGAAGAGTGCAAAACTTACCCACTGGACTGCTCTGCTAAGCTGGTTGCCTCGATGCATATAAAACTGTTCTCAGGGAACCAGCAGCTTCTACTGAAGAGTCCTCCTAACCCCCAGTGTTTTGAGCTATTTCCACAGATGGAGATAATGCCCCCCTTCTTATTCCTGCCTTTCCCTCTGTTCGTGGGTCTGGGAGCCATTACCCTGACAGTCACAGAATTGGCCTGAGCCACTCTCCTTGGAGCAGCGTTCAGGGTCTGGATGATCAAATCGGCTATTTTAAGTGCTTTGGTTTTAAACTTGCAGTGCTTGGCTTGAGTTTCAGCTAGCCAAGTGCCAcagccgctcccccccccccccccccccccgaggaggGGAGATGTTTTAGGTACACGTTTTCAGTTTGTATCGGCTTAGAATTTGTGCTTGAGGTTTCTCCCATTTTGTTTCATAGTGCGAGGGCCTGGCTCCATGTGCTGTTCACCAAACCCCCATTTCAATGTTATGGCTGCTGTGTCCACTGCTGCCTCAGCCCTCCTTTCCAGTATTGGCACCTAATGGATTCTGGGGGTTGGAATGGAGACAGGCCAGGTATGATCGGAAAGGTGTCAGCTGTTCATACGCTTTCTCTAACAGGTAGTGTGTATGGAGATTGGAGAGGCCTTTGGCACCAGCCCTCGGCTGCATGAAGCTGAGTGTGCTATGGGCAGCAGATGGTCTGTTCCAAACAAAGCACCCAGGTTCTTTTGCTAGAGTGCCTCACTGGCAGTAGGATGTGTtgctggtgctgctggctggctggattcATCCCTATACTGGTTTTACCCCTTGGGGGAGGGGCTAGGATGCTGTGCACTGAGCTAATACCATCTGAAGACAAGACCTAAAGGTGCTTAACTTGTGTTGCTCTTTTTCCCCTGTCCAGTGCTAGGGAGACATACAAGTGGTGAGCACAGCTGGAGGCTGTGAGGGATTTAAGGGAATAGAGAGTTGATTATTtactttttatataaaaaaaaaaaaaacaacccaccaatAAACTATTTTTCAAGTGTTGACTTTTTGCTCTTCAAGCTGGGTAGGAGGCAGTGCCTCAGTTAATTGGCCATCTGTGCACTGAGGTGGGGGCTACCTGCAGACAGGCCTCTTTCCCCATTCTACCCTCGATGGTGCCTCCTTTCCTGTGgtgaaggagctgcaggggagaggatAGTTGGTGCTGGCTGCTAGGACTGCTTGCAATGGTAATGATGCTGCTCTGGAATCTCCTAATAGGAACTGACTAAATTCCTGATTGGTTTTGGTCAGCACCTACCTTGGCCATCTTAGAACATGAGATTTTTCCAGTGGAAGGCCCTGTTCCCTTAAAACTGCCCTGAGGCTGTTTATGAACCAACCCACATGCAGCTGCCTGGCTCCTACTTCTGGCCTTGCCCTACCTTCCTTCACAATAAGGCTGACTTGCtgttgggtgggaggggaaggggggtgactgcTCTCATATGGGTGAAGACACCTCCTCCCAATTGAGTGCGGGGAGTAGTTCCAGCTTGTGCTGGTCCTGTGGCAGACAATAACCAGGGCAGTGATTTTCCTCCCCCTTTCAGGGTCTGTATGGAGCAGTCCTGTAGATTTTTCTGCCCTTCAAGGGCAGAGAGGGCAGAGGCTTTGGGAGGCTTCCAGGGGTAGGGAAGACCTCACTGCAGTTCAGCTGGTTTCAGAGGAGCAGTTTTTTGGATGGATGCTGCAGTGACCTATTGAGCTCAGCACAAACCATAAAACCAAGCAAATGCTTCAACATACTTTTATTGCTACAGGGTATTGCCCTGCTGTGGACTAGAATAAAGGTCCCTATTGCACATAATCAGGTTTTTTTTGGCATCCTTAAATTGCAGATTCCAGACATGTTAATCCCCTTTCCTGCTACCCTCCCTGACAGTAAAGCGCACAAACCGGTCTTTTGAGCCTGACATTGATTATAGTTTGAAGAACTGCTGCTCCAAG
It includes:
- the DKC1 gene encoding H/ACA ribonucleoprotein complex subunit DKC1 isoform X2 produces the protein MADGEGCIAKKQKKKKDKKSLPDADVADIQHTEEFFIKPESRVAQLDTSQWPLLLKNFDKLNVRTTHYTPLPSGCNPLKRDIAEYVRTGFINLDKPSNPSSHEVVAWIRRILRVEKTGHSGTLDPKVTGCLIVCIERATRLVKSQQSAGKEYVGIVRLHNAIESEIQLSRAIETLTGALFQRPPLIAAVKRQLRVRTIYESKLVEYDPERRLGIFWVSCEAGTYIRTLCVHLGLLLGVGGQMQELRRVRSGIMGEKDHMVTMHDVLDAQWQYDNNKDESYLRRVIFPLEKLLTSHKRLVMKDSAVNAICYGAKIMLPGVLRYEDGIEINQEIVVITTKGEAICMAIALMTTAVISTCDHGVVAKIKRVIMERDTYPRKWGLGPKASQKMMMIKQGLLSKHGKPNESTPDSWKKEYVDYSVAVKKEAEAPAAIAERVPKRKRETESENEEAAVAPSSPATLQPEEQSRKEKKKKKKEKKAKEAAESEGELMEVASDTSTKKKKKKKKKQKQAEESSE
- the DKC1 gene encoding H/ACA ribonucleoprotein complex subunit DKC1 isoform X3; protein product: MADGEGCIAKKQKKKKDKKSLPDADVADIQHTEEFFIKPESRVAQLDTSQWPLLLKNFDKLNVRTTHYTPLPSGCNPLKRDIAEYVRTGFINLDKPSNPSSHEVVAWIRRILRVEKTGHSGTLDPKVTGCLIVCIERATRLVKSQQSAGKEYVGIVRLHNAIESEIQLSRAIETLTGALFQRPPLIAAVKRQLRVRTIYESKLVEYDPERRLGIFWVSCEAGTYIRTLCVHLGLLLGVGGQMQELRRVRSGIMGEKDHMVTMHDVLDAQWQYDNNKDESYLRRVIFPLEKLLTSHKRLVMKDSAVNAICYGAKIMLPGVLRYEDGIEINQEIVVITTKGEAICMAIALMTTAVISTCDHGVVAKIKRVIMERDTYPRKWGLGPKASQKMMMIKQGLLSKHGKPNESTPDSWKKEYVDYR
- the DKC1 gene encoding H/ACA ribonucleoprotein complex subunit DKC1 isoform X1, which produces MADGEGCIAKKQKKKKDKKSLPDADVADIQHTEEFFIKPESRVAQLDTSQWPLLLKNFDKLNVRTTHYTPLPSGCNPLKRDIAEYVRTGFINLDKPSNPSSHEVVAWIRRILRVEKTGHSGTLDPKVTGCLIVCIERATRLVKSQQSAGKEYVGIVRLHNAIESEIQLSRAIETLTGALFQRPPLIAAVKRQLRVRTIYESKLVEYDPERRLGIFWVSCEAGTYIRTLCVHLGLLLGVGGQMQELRRVRSGIMGEKDHMVTMHDVLDAQWQYDNNKDESYLRRVIFPLEKLLTSHKRLVMKDSAVNAICYGAKIMLPGVLRYEDGIEINQEIVVITTKGEAICMAIALMTTAVISTCDHGVVAKIKRVIMERDTYPRKWGLGPKASQKMMMIKQGLLSKHGKPNESTPDSWKKEYVDYSVAVKKEAEAPAAIAERVPKRKRETESENEEAAVAPSSPATLQPEEQSRKEKKKKKKEKKAKEAAESEGELMEVVGSWMVPQSSRPTSVAARHHLYTPPCDTYKTRDTCSVCPCMLLLSSISIELQHCKPQYS